A region of Clostridium acetobutylicum ATCC 824 DNA encodes the following proteins:
- a CDS encoding flagellar FlbD family protein, whose amino-acid sequence MINLTGMNGKELILNDEKIEKIEEVPETVITLINGNKYIVEESIDEVINKIIEFKKKIVSGTFK is encoded by the coding sequence ATGATAAATCTTACTGGTATGAATGGAAAAGAATTGATACTTAATGATGAAAAAATAGAAAAAATAGAAGAGGTACCGGAGACAGTTATAACGCTTATAAACGGCAACAAGTATATTGTTGAAGAGAGTATAGATGAGGTTATAAATAAAATTATAGAATTTAAGAAAAAAATAGTTAGCGGAACCTTTAAATAA